Proteins co-encoded in one Candidatus Omnitrophota bacterium genomic window:
- a CDS encoding FAD-dependent oxidoreductase, translating to MKNKKRIVIIGGVAAGPKVGSRISRICPDAEIILIEKGKFLSYAGCGLPYYISGVVKDQKELMCTSIGTVRDPIFFHEVKNVTVMNQTEAVQVDRENKKVIVQDLKSKQKKEISYDELVFATGASPIVPPLAGKELKNVFTLQTVEDAEEIKNILNQGKAKDVVIVGGGLIGVEITEALHQKGARVTIIERLDQVLPILDPEIAFQVSQHMESKGVKIKTGLTVTALLGKDKIESVLTDQGQISCDFLIMSIGVRPNSKLAKDCDLEIGVTGGIKVNKCMQTSDPDIFAAGDCVESVNLQTGQPCFIPLGSTANKQGRVAANNICGIKDEFLGVLGSTVCKVFDFNVGRTGLGEKQAKQAGFDVVTLLSPAPDKAHFYPDAKPIFIKMIIDKKTRRILGFQAVGLGEVDKRIDVAATAITANMTVDQIANLDLCYAPPYSPAMDNIITAANIARNKLDGLYLSLTPDEVKKKMENSEDFILLDVRSQEEYDETYIENSTLIPLGQLRKRISEIPDNKEIIVFCKISLRGYEAALILQANGFKNVKVMDGGIVAWPYKKIFQNKGN from the coding sequence ATGAAGAATAAAAAAAGAATTGTTATTATAGGTGGAGTTGCTGCAGGTCCTAAGGTTGGTTCACGAATTAGTCGCATTTGTCCAGATGCTGAAATAATCCTTATTGAGAAGGGGAAGTTTTTGTCTTATGCGGGTTGTGGCCTTCCTTATTATATATCGGGTGTTGTTAAAGATCAGAAAGAATTAATGTGTACTTCTATTGGCACAGTTCGGGATCCGATATTTTTTCATGAAGTAAAGAATGTTACGGTCATGAATCAAACTGAAGCTGTTCAGGTTGATCGAGAAAATAAGAAGGTTATTGTTCAAGATCTTAAGTCAAAACAAAAAAAAGAGATTTCTTATGATGAGCTTGTTTTTGCAACAGGTGCTTCGCCCATTGTTCCACCGTTGGCGGGCAAAGAGTTGAAGAATGTTTTTACGCTTCAGACTGTTGAAGATGCAGAAGAAATAAAGAATATTTTAAATCAAGGAAAAGCCAAAGATGTTGTCATTGTAGGTGGAGGCCTTATTGGGGTAGAAATTACTGAGGCACTTCATCAAAAGGGCGCAAGAGTTACTATTATTGAGCGACTTGATCAGGTTTTGCCAATCTTAGACCCTGAGATTGCTTTTCAGGTTTCGCAGCATATGGAGTCTAAAGGTGTAAAGATCAAAACGGGCTTAACTGTAACCGCATTACTTGGAAAAGATAAGATTGAGTCTGTTTTAACAGATCAGGGTCAGATTTCATGTGATTTTTTGATTATGAGTATTGGTGTTCGTCCAAATTCAAAATTAGCTAAAGATTGCGATTTGGAGATTGGGGTGACCGGCGGAATAAAGGTAAATAAATGTATGCAAACAAGTGATCCAGATATTTTTGCTGCAGGAGATTGTGTTGAATCGGTTAATCTTCAAACAGGTCAGCCATGTTTTATTCCTTTGGGATCAACCGCGAATAAGCAAGGACGAGTTGCAGCCAATAATATTTGTGGTATAAAAGATGAATTTTTAGGAGTGCTTGGCTCAACCGTTTGCAAAGTTTTTGATTTTAATGTTGGCCGAACAGGATTAGGGGAAAAGCAAGCTAAGCAAGCAGGATTTGATGTTGTTACTTTGTTGAGTCCAGCCCCAGATAAGGCGCACTTTTATCCAGATGCAAAGCCTATATTTATTAAAATGATTATAGATAAAAAAACTAGAAGAATTCTTGGGTTCCAAGCGGTCGGATTAGGGGAAGTTGATAAACGCATTGATGTGGCAGCAACAGCAATTACGGCAAATATGACTGTAGATCAAATTGCAAATTTAGATTTGTGTTATGCTCCACCTTATTCGCCAGCTATGGATAATATTATCACTGCAGCCAATATCGCACGCAATAAGCTTGATGGGCTATATCTGTCTTTAACGCCTGATGAAGTTAAGAAAAAGATGGAAAATTCTGAAGATTTTATTCTTCTTGATGTTCGAAGCCAAGAAGAATATGATGAAACTTATATTGAGAACTCAACGCTTATTCCTTTGGGGCAATTGCGAAAACGT